A region of Paralichthys olivaceus isolate ysfri-2021 chromosome 24, ASM2471397v2, whole genome shotgun sequence DNA encodes the following proteins:
- the c1ql2 gene encoding complement C1q-like protein 2, whose protein sequence is MVLLALAVAVPLLLLRTPETSGHYYEMMGTCRMVCDPYSPKPGGATAMEVIQNLNDVAPQPPMAQGGRGEPGRPGKPGPRGPPGEPGPPGPRGPPGQRGDSKLAFPAVAGSTGAENGVSESVNSTISSFRIAFYVGLKNPHEGYEVLKFDDVITNLGNHYDSSTGKFTCHVSGIYFFTYHVLMRGGDGTSMWADLCKNGQVRASAIAQDADQNYDYASNSAVLHLDSGDEVYVKLDGGKAHGGNNNKYSTFSGFILYPD, encoded by the exons ATGGTTCTGCTGGCTCTGGCCGTCGCCGTCCCGTTGCTGCTCCTCCGCACCCCCGAGACCTCCGGCCATTACTACGAGATGATGGGCACCTGTCGGATGGTTTGCGACCCGTACAGCCCCAAGCCGGGAGGCGCTACCGCCATGGAGGTGATCCAGAACCTGAATGATGTCGCGCCGCAGCCACCCATGGCGCAGGGGGGTCGCGGGGAACCAGGGCGACCGGGCAAACCGGGACCCAGGGGCCCGCCGGGAGAACCGGGACCACCGGGTCCGAGGGGGCCACCGGGACAACGCGGCGACAGTAAACTCGCCTTCCCTGCGGTAGCCGGATCCACGGGGGCTGAAAACGGAGTATCAGAGTCTGTGAACTCCACgatcagcagcttcaggatcGCTTTTTACGTGGGTCTGAAGAATCCACACGAGGGATATGAGGTGTTAAAGTTTGACGACGTGATTACAAACTTGGGGAACCACTACGATTCGAGCACCGGGAAGTTCACCTGCCATGTGTCCGGAATCTATTTCTTCACCTACCATGTGCTGATGCGTGGGGGAGATGGAACCAGCATGTGGGCCGACCTGTGCAAAAACGGGCAG GTCCGGGCCAGTGCCATAGCTCAGGATGCAGACCAGAACTACGACTACGCCAGCAACAGTGCCGTGCTGCACTTGGACTCTGGAGACGAGGTCTACGTCAAACTGGACGGCGGCAAAGCCCACGGGGGTAACAACAACAAGTACAGCACCTTCTCCGGCTTTATCCTATACCCCGACTAA